From the Quercus lobata isolate SW786 chromosome 6, ValleyOak3.0 Primary Assembly, whole genome shotgun sequence genome, one window contains:
- the LOC115994941 gene encoding uncharacterized WD repeat-containing protein C2A9.03-like: MSYEAVGFNYMAEDQEMEDFDNEFEDENYGRDGGELGLDEYDMLTRVTDTSAAQARKGKDIQGIPWDRLSITREKYRMTRLEQYRNYENVPSSGESMDKECKPMQKGGNYFEFFHNTRLVKPTILHFQLRNLIWATSKHDVYLLSNYSVMHWSSLTGNLTEILNFSGHIAPNEKHPGSLLEGFLQTQISTLAVKENFLVAGGFQGELTCKRLDKQGVSFCTRTTYDDNAITNAIEIYDSLRGGIHFMASNNDCGIREYDMEKFQLMNHFRFPWPVNHTSMSPDHRIITVVGDHTDGLLVDSQSGKTVATVAGHLDYSFASAWHPDGRSFATGNQDKTCRVWDIRKLSSPIAILKGNLGAARSIRFSSDGQFMVVAEPADFVHVYSTKSDYQKRQEIDFFGEISGVSLSPDDESMYIGIWDRTYASLLQYNKKHTYGYLDSFL, from the exons ATGTCCTACGAGGCAGTCGGGTTCAATTACATGGCGGAGGACCAGGAAATGGAAGATTTCGACAATGAATTTGAAGACGAAAACTATGGTAGAGATGGTGGAGAATTGGGTCTTGATGAATATGACATG CTTACCAGGGTGACTGATACTTCAGCTGCCCAAGCCAGGAAGGGAAAGGATATCCAAGGTATTCCATGGGATAGACTGAGCATAACGAGGGAGAAATACAGAATGACGAGACTCGAACAGTACAGGAACTATGAGAATGTCCCCTCATCTGGGGAATCCATGGATAAG GAGTGCAAGCCAATGCAGAAGGGTGGGAATTACTTTGAATTTTTCCACAACACAAGATTAGTTAAGCCTACGATCCTTCATTTTCAG CTAAGGAACCTGATTTGGGCCACTTCAAAACATGACGTCTATCTTCTATCAAACTATTCAGTTATGCACTGGTCATCATTAACTGGCAATTTGACAGAGATCCTCAATTTTTCAGGACATATAGCACCTAATGAG AAACACCCAGGAAGTTTATTGGAAGGTTTTTTGCAGACTCAAATTAGCACACTGGCAGTCAAGGAGAATTTCTTGGTTGCAGGTGGATTCCAAGGAGAGCTTACTTGTAAG CGATTGGATAAACAAGGAGTTAGTTTCTGTACCCGGACCACGTATGATGATAATGCCATCACAAATGCTATTGAAATATATGATAGCTTGAG GGGTGGTATTCATTTCATGGCATCCAATAATGATTGTGGTATAAGAGAATATGACATGGAGAAATTTCAGCTTATGAATCACTTCCGTTTCCCTTGGCCAGTTAAT CATACATCAATGAGTCCAGACCATAGGATTATCACTGTTGTTGGAGATCACACAGATGGCTTGCTTGTTGATTCACAAAGTGGAAAG ACTGTTGCTACAGTGGCTGGTCATCTAGATTACTCTTTTGCTTCTGCATGGCACCCTGATGGACGCAGCTTTGCCACTGGGAATCAGGATAAGACTTGTCGAGTATGGGACATAAGAAAACTATCATCACCAATTGCAATTCTCAAGGGTAACTTGGGTGCTGCCCGATCAATTCGCTTCTCATCAGATGGTCAGTTCATGGTGGTGGCTGAACCTGCAGATTTTGTTCATGTGTATAGTACAAAGTCAGATTACCAAAAGCGCCAAGAGATTGATTTCTTCGGAGAGATCTCTGGGGTATCCTTGAGCCCAGATGATGAATCCATGTATATAGGAATCTGGGATCGAACTTATGCAAGTTTGCTACAGTATAACAAAAAGCATACATACGGTTATCTTGATTCCTTCTTGTAA